Part of the Notamacropus eugenii isolate mMacEug1 chromosome 5, mMacEug1.pri_v2, whole genome shotgun sequence genome is shown below.
GGAGGCGAGTAAcaaccctccttctcctcctgtggGACTAAAAGGTGCCCATGGCCTGAGTCCAGGTACAGCATAGTGACCCAGACATTAGAACAGCAAACCAGACATCTTGGAAGGACAACTTGGTGGTGTAAAGATGTCAGGCCCAAACCCCTTTGCTTTCTCACCCATTTCCCAAGGTTAGCAAAATTCTTCGAGCAGGAGAGCTGGACTTTTCAACTTAACCTAGTACAGACCAGCTGAACTCTGAACCAAGTTTAGACACAAAGATTTGAAACTCAGGCAATTACAAGACAAAAGTAGTTTCAGAACAAAATCAATAAATTGTAAATAGGATCAATAAGAAATGACACAGAATTCATCTTAATCTTCCCAGGCTTGCCCCAAGAGCGGCAGAACCTCATCCGTGCAACAAATGTAAGGAAAACTAGAATGGCCCAAACACTATCCGATGACTACATGACACAACGAACAAGatccaaatgaaatcaaaagactgaGACACAGAAGAAACTGTAAAGAAAACTTATTGTCCTAAAAATTATATCAAGGacagagaatttaagaatcattaaaaccctgaccctaaatcttaattcaaggaaacattaaaaaaatactactGGATGTCTTTAGAACTAGAggtcaaaatggaaataaaaagaacccAAAAGAACCCATCTCTGGAAAGAaccccaaataaaaactcccaggatcCTCCTAGCCCAAATCCAGAGcttaaggtcaaagaaaaaaaatagtgcaAGCTTCCAGAAAGAAAGACTTCCCAAGGAGCAGACAGCTGAGAACATTCCAGAAGAGAAAGGCTTgtgaggagggggaaggtgagggacAAGCATCTTCCATAAACAAGATGAAGCAGAAGTCTGTTCAACAGAGGAGGGTCTGGTGGGGGAAGAATCTGACAACAGAACAGCAATCTCACTTGAACGTATCAAAGGCGGGACTGCAGAGGGCAAGGGATGAGAGATGCTCCCCACTTCCTGATCGAGATGAAAGATTCAGAGAGcagaattttatacatatatacatacatttttggttttgggggggggaaTAAGCAGTTCTACAAAGCTGCAATGCTGCTCTTGAGCATACAAGTTTATAAcagaggttttgttttcctttatctctcAGTTTAAGAAGGCTGAGCAGGGTAAGTGGAGGTTTGCtgagtgaaaaaatatttatttgaaaaaatcagaagaaaatccattcatttaacttttacaGCTGTGTCAAGGAACATTCTTAATCCAAGATAAtcctatatgaaaaaaatagataatcatAACCACATAAAATCTATTTCACTAAAATAAATGATCAAATATGAAAAGTTGTTGAGCAGCACATAtgtgaaataataaatcaaatctGACCCAGATAAGTCCTTTATGTCCAGAGAGACCTGACACCAGCGTGAACCAAGAGCCATTACCAGCCGATGAGTGCTGAAAGGATGTGAATGTTTCTAAAGTCCTGGCCGCTATAAACGAACTGAAAACAGGTCTCCAAGCCACAATAAGAGAAAGCCATGGGAAAATAATCTTGTCATCTCTTGTGAAGTGGTAAATTTTGTGCATGACGATAACAGTGCTGAAATAAGAGGAAACAATTCTTTGGGCCCCAAACCAAAAAAGGAGGCCACAGAGCTCCTGATAAACGGTATGAAAGGGGATGTCTGGACTTTCTCAAAACTAGGATAAGACTCGGAACTAGACTCAATATTATGGCTACTATGTTTGGTAAAGAGAAGAAACCAGAGCTGGGTTTCAAGGCTGTGTAAGTGTGCACtgttggtcttcagtttcctaatctggaaaataaaggAGGTTACCTCTCAGACCTTCTCCAGGGAAACTTGATTTTCTCCGTGAAATCTTTAGTTTCATGGTTTCTGAGTTGGGGATATGAgacaagaaagagggaaaatccTACCAAATTTGCCCAGGTTCATTgtttctgaaaataaaaaagagctaGGCATTCACACCTTCATATTTCAGGCAGCTCAGAATCAGCCTTAGGCTGAAATGACATTGCTCTCCATTTTAATAATTaagatctttccttttttgttattaaGTGTTTTCTGGTTTactgtgaccctttttggggttttcttatcaaagaaattggagtggctttccacttctttctccagctcatttttcagatggggaaactgaggccaacagggttaagtgacttgcccagggtcacacagtaaatgtctgaggcccaGATTGGAAGTCAGTGTGTCCTGACTACAGGCCCTTGGCTCTACCCATTGGGCCACATCCCTGCCCCTCTTCTCAGATTCCAATTTCCATTTCCTGGACTCTGATTTCCTCTGCATTCTTGGGTCCTGGCTTGTTTATCTACAGGGCCTGGGGAGGTTACAAAACTTGTCTGAGTCACAGCTGGGATGGAGGTCATTAAATCTGAGGTGGCAGCTCCTGGTCTCAAGTTAGCCTGCAGATTTCTTCAGTGCTCAAACCCCCTGAATCTGGGATGGGGATCAACTTCTAAGGAGAAGATAGGGTCGCACTGAGGAGGGCTGGAGGGGAGGGTggactctagccctaacccttctttttctctggttCAAGCTGGGAGCACAAGAGCAGCGCGCTCCTGGAGtgatgatgggagggagggagcctCGGCTGCTCCACAGAATCAGAGACTGTTCTGGGGATAACAAAGACAGAGCCAAGGTCTATCAAGCAGGGGATTTCCTCCCAGGCAGTTTCAGGTTTGGTCTCCTACCTTGTGCAGGCTCCTTCTGCCCAGTCACCGGTGAAGTTTGTTGTCTCCCACCCTCTATTGGCTGGCAGAGCCCGTGGGAAGGGATTCGTCCCTTCATAAACCCAGAGCAAACAGATCTCCTTGATGCTGGGCTACTGTTCCTGTGGACCATGGAGCGCTCTCTGTGCGCTCTCCTTCTGTTGGGGACCCTGGCCCCGCAGGAGACCTGGGCGGGTAAGGAGAGACTGGACTCGGCACCTAGGGGTGGCCGTGGGGTTGGGATGGTGTTTCCTACAGGAAGCCCCTCCAATGCCAGCCGAGGGAGGGTCTCCCCGAACCCGGCTCCTTCAGGTCAGTGAGATCTgggcagagctgaaaggaagaaGCCAGAAATAAGTCTGTGCGGCTGATCAGGGACCGGGACTCCGCCGCCCCTTAGCTGGGGCTGGGTCTGGGGGGGTGTCTTGGTGTCGGTTCCTTAGTTTGGGGGGGGTTGAGTGGATTGATAAGGGTGTGACGTCATGGGGAGCTGAGGCAGAGGTTCCAGGAGAGGGAATGGGAGCCACAGTACTGGGGGCGTTTAGAAGGAGCAGAGCTATCTGGGGTCCCCCTGACCCTCCCCAAGggagaggacagaaccaggagcagcTTTGTCAAAGAGGATCGGGGTGGGTGGAGAGAGGGCAGGTGAGGACACAAGGTGGGGGCCGGGGTGAGGAGTGTGAGAGACCTCGGACCCGGACCAGAggtgggggcggggagagggagGCAGCGACCAGAGTAGGGGCTCTAGGACCTGCCTGGGCTGCTGTCGGGGAAGGCGTTTTGGTGATCTCTAAATAAGGGCGGGGCGCGGTGTGCCAGCATGGAGGGGTGGGGGGGCTAAGGGGAGGGGATGCCAGGGGTGGGGGGCATCTCAGGACAGCGGCTTCGGGACTCCGGGATTATTCCCGGGGTGGGACGGAGTCAAGGGTCGGCGTCGGGTCCAGGCACCCCCCGCCCTGACCCGGCCCGTCCCCACGTCCCAGGCTCTCACTCTATGAGGTATTTCAACACCGCCGTGACCCGGACCGGGTTCGAGGAGCCGCGGTTCCTCGCCGTGGGCTACGTGGACGATCAGCTCTTCGTGGGCTTCGACACAGACAGTCCGGGTCAGAGGGAGGAGCCGCGGGCGGCGTGGATGGAGCGGGTGGAGCAGGAGGAGCCCGGGTACTGGGAGCGGGTGATGCGGAGAGCCAGGGAGACAGCCCAGCATTTCCGAGGGAGCCTGAAGAACATTCGCGGCTACTTCAACCAGAGCGCGGGCGGTGCGTGacgggggaggggagcaggggagGCCGGGTCCGAGCGGCTTCTCCTAGggacagaggggaggggagaagcctTGGGGAGCGTGGGGGGCGGGGACGGGACCAGCCAGAGTCCGGCCACACTGACCCAGCACGGCGGATAGGCATCCACACCCTCCAGCGCATGCTTGGCTGCGAGGTGTCCCCCGAGCTCACCTTCCAGCGCGGGTTTTGCCAACCTGCCTACGACGGGCGGGACTACATCTCTCTGGACCTGGAGACCCTCACGTGGAGGGCGGCGGTGCCCCAGGCTGTGAACACCAAGCGCAAATGGGAGGCTTACAGGAGCATCGCGGAGGAATGGAAAGCCTACCTGGAGGAGGAGTGCGTGCTATGGCTGAAGAAGTACCTGGAGATGGGGAAGGACACGCTGATGAGGACAGGTACGGCCGACCTCTCCCCAGTGTGCGCGGCACTCAAGGCCTCCCCTCAGCCCCAGGCCCCCAACCCCCAGGGAACCCTTGTACCCCAAGGCATATTGTGGgatgttccccctccccccacctgtcCTTGTGGccttggaggggaggggggaaggggagtctGGAATTACCTCTGACCTCTGCCTCCAGACCCACCCAAGTGTGCTCAGCCCTCAAGGCCCCCAGCCCAACCttctcagccccagccccaggctccccacccccaggAACTCCATGTATCCCATGGTGCAGATTGTGGGGTGTTCCTCCTGCCCTGACCTGCCATGTGCCGGAGGagcagaagggggaaagggagccTGGTATGCCTCTGacctttgcctccagatccaccctcTGCCAGAGTGACCCGACACACTGCCCCCCATGGGGAGGTGACCCTTCGGTGCAGGGCCCAGGACTTTTACCCGAAGGACATCTCCTTGACTTGgctgagggatggggaggaacaGCCCCAAGACACAGAGTTCATTGAGACCAGGCCTGCAGGAGATGGCACCTTCCAAAAGTGGGCAGCTGTGGACGTGACctctggccaggaagggagataCACCTGCCGAGTTCAGCACAAGGGGCTGTCTGAGCCCCTCACCCTGCAATGGGGTAAGGACAGAGAGGAGGGGTGGGAAAGGGTCATCCCCCTACCCCCACAGGACCAGAGGGAGGGGGAGTTATGGGACAAGGTAGGGGAGGGGTTAGTGACTCAGGCCTGACAGGGGTCATGGCCTCTCaattcccttttccatttcagaGCCACAGTCCTCACCCACCTGGCTCATTGTGGGGGGCATTGCtgctgccctcctcctcctccctgcagTCATTGCTGGAGTTGTGATGTGGAATAGGAATAGGAGTTCAGGTAGGCTGGACTGAGAGGGGGAATTAGGGAGCAGGCATGGAGATCCTGGCTTCCCCTGACCCAGCAACTTGTCTTTCTGTCCCCAAGTCCTGTCCTTCCTGTCTAAGGGGCTGTTACATGGGCTCTAAGACTCTAGATGAACAAATCTGTAACTGAAAGCCATTTCTCAGGAGGATGCCTGGCAGAGGTGTAAcaggctggctgagaggggaatcTGCTTCAGACTCAGCTCAGACTTGAACATGGGGATCTCTACCCGAGAGCCTGGGTGTCTCCCCAGCTGGGGGCTGTAGACCAGTCCTGGGAACCCCTGGAGGTGGGCCTGGAGGGGGGGAAGTGCCCATTTGGGGtccttttctctgttcttcatGGATTTAGAggctggagtgggggagggggagcagtcCTAGTTGTAATTTAGTGTCTCCAGGATAAATCACTGAACTTCTGAGACCTTAGTGTGGCCTGGAAGAGGAGGTGGGGAGCTGGGGTAGAGGCAGCCAAGCAAAGAGGAGGGTCTGTGGGAAGTTGGGCTGAGGAAGGTGGCCCTTCAGAATGATGAGAGGCTGGAGGCCAAGGGGACTTGGAGTATCCCCCCtgaatctgtctttccttcttcagcttgagAGAATTGCCTGGCATGGACCTGAGACACAAAACCAGTCTGCATTCCCCTGGTTGGTCCTCTTGACCCCTGGCTTATCTCCCCAGCAATGGCCCCTGGGATCCTCCCTGGACTCTATTGACCCAAGCCCAGGGCAGCCTCATCGGGTCCCTCACCCTGCTCTCTAAGGCCTCCCTCTGTTCTCCctcctgtgtctctgtctgcTTTGGGAATGAGCCTCCTTCACATCTGAGGCTGCCCTGACCTCTGGGGTCTCAGTCTGACTGATAAAACAGCCTGATGAATCACTGCTCTGCAGTCTTCAGCTTTTCTCCACAATCTCAGCTCAGATTCCCATTGGTTGGGGGATTGTGGGGGAAGGATGACCATGTGGAGATGTTTCGGCCAcgtgaagagaaaaagaaatgaaagtttggAGATGCCTGAGAAGATTTTTATTTGTTCTGCTGACACTGTGAGTGTAGGTGGGGGCTGAACCCAGAGGGGATGGAGCCTGTGGGGGGGGAGACAAGTGTATTAGACATGGTGAGGGGGCAGACGTTTGTCTTTGATCTGTACTGCATGGGGCCACCTGTAGACAAGGTATATTAGACCTTGCTCCAGGGCTTCAGACAGAGCCCAGGCTGCACACTCcacctgggcctggagtcatgccCAGACAGGCTGCTGGGTGGGCTGGCCCTCAACACTAACCTTTGGAGAGATCCAATGCTCTCTGTTTGGTTGTCATTCCCCTCTGTGCCTGAACTCCCCACCACCTTACTTGTGTGTATGtccctgcttttctttcttaACAGGGGCCTCCCTAAAGGCTTCTGTGCTCTCTGCTCAGGACTCGGTCCAGGCCCCTGGGCTCCATCTCTGTGGGTGACAATGGCCAGTGCACTGAGTGACCACCTTGTCCCCTTTCCAGACTGCCCCAGAATGGGGGCTCATCTGCTGGTTTATTATTACCCCAACTTTGGACAGGGTAAGGGGGGTTGATTTCAGGCATGCAACTGAGGCACAGGGGCTTCAAACAAAGGTGTGGGCAGCATGACTAGGACACATAGGatgcctcctctcccttcccatcctgCTCGTGCCTTTGTCAGAACATTCCAGAGATATTTCCAGATTCCAGGGGAGATTCCTGCTATAAACTGGGTATTTGGGAGAGGGAGGGCTGCCGAATGAGGTACTCATGTTGAAGGGATTAACTGGAGATACAGCAGGAAGATTTCATAGGCAGACCTCCACAGGTCTATCTCTGGCAGGCTTCACACAGGGTTGCTGCCAGGATTGGGAGGCCCCATGGTGGAgtggaagacctgaggtcaagtcCTAGGTCTGGCCTTTACTGGGTGTGTGGTTCTGAGCACCTCACTGAGCCTCTTTGTACCTTAGCTTCACAACAATGAATATGGAGGAGGAATATCTGCTGGTCGTAGAAATGCTGCTTTAAGTGGCTGGGACTTTCCCTTAATAAACTGTATTATGCAGATATAAAAAAGGCATAAGAAAATGGGGGAAAGTGATACAACACCACCCCACACTCTTCTACCGAGAGGAAATCCTGGAGTATGAGCAGTCAAGAGCTGAGTCCAGAGTGGAAATCCTCTGACGCCCTACCATGGCTACCAGCTGAAGTCATCCCCTCTCCCAAATACAAAGAAGAAGCCTTGAACAGTGATGAAAATGACCACATCGCCCGCTAACACGAGGCCGTAGGCTCCCAATGGATCCATAACTCTCCACAGCACATCCCAAAGGCAGAAAAGTCAGTCTGATGGCTCGAGTGAAAGACAAGGCAACAAGAGCTTCTCAGAACCTTGAGCCCTGCACTGGGCCCCGATGGCAGCACCAGAGCCCTCAGTCTCCTTCCCCATGCTTCAGTCCCTACCTTAATCTGAACCCCCTAGAAATCCAGGAGCCAGGAGCAGGCCGCAGCCTTCTTCCCACCTAATAGAATTGAGCCCAataattttagttttataaaaACTATTCTCTTGatttctactcactttactttgtattcaTTCATAAACCCTCCCAGGTTTTctggtttttaaatgttttaattccACTAAGGagaattcttatttttcaaatgcattatatatttgtagtttcaaaaatattttgtcaatacattttatttttgacaaGATTCATTTGTCAATGACCCCTTTATCTCCACCcagtatttcccttctttccaaGAAAACAACCAAAGCTTTAAGCAAAACTGACCATGAGCAAGTGGGGAGCATTCCACTTCTATCACCAACCTGTCAAGTGTTACTGTGAAGATCTAATTCAATAATCTATGTAGAGCTCTTGACACATAGTacatacttcataaatgcttcttctctTTGCCTTTCCCACTCCTGGAAATGCAAATCGTCTGCTTCTCCCATCACCTCTAACAAGCCATATCCTTCTTTATAAtagtccaaattccacttctgttGCCAGGCCAAAACTCCAACACTTCAAGAAGCTTCTGATTTTTTACACCCTCTTCTACCCTAACATGAAGCAACGGATTCTTTCGAAGGATGCCAAGTCCTCACCCTTGTGGTTAATACTGGTCACAGTCTCCCCTGCTTCTCTAACTTCCCCTACAGTCCTCGACTCTGTAGGTATAAGTGACATCTAACCATAAACAAGGAGCTCCATAAGTATGGCCAGGGCCTAGGAGAAAGCAAGGGTAAGAGGTTCCACTACTAGCTTTGGCTAACTCCCATCAAGCTAAAACTGCGTCATCTTTGTGTGAAcggatccaaccattttggagaacaatctggaattatgcccaggGTTAAGAAACtgcccataccctttgatcccagcaataccactaccaggtgtATTTGCAAAGATgagtgggggaaaaggaaaagaacctatgtgttctaaaatgtttgtaTCAAGTCTCTTTGTGGCTTCAAAGAACCGGAAATCACGGGGATGTCCATCAGCtgaggaatgcctgaacaagttgtggtatatgattattatggaatggAATGTGCTACAAGAACTGatgaaaacatagaaagacttgcaggaaataatgaagaaggaaaagaaagttgtATACATGAACAGCAATGTTGGTTTAAGAAAAAGTTTGAATGACGAAGTTATTTTGACTgctataaatacccaaattcattacaaaggacctatgaaggaggAAGTTATatgcatgcagagaaagaactgataaatagaagtatgtatagaatgattttacacacacacacacgcacacacacacacttgtatcTAATGGTATCCATCTCTAAGctggtggaggggaaggaaaagggaaaaagaagtaaGTTCCATgacaattttattatatattcaatattttgtacatgatagatttgcagtttcatgggcaatcatctttttctgttctaccatgttatggaaatgcttgttttatttcacaagtgcaaaacaaaacacataaaaagCCAACAACATCCAAGCTACGAGTGGTTCCTGTCAGGTGCAGACTATGCCAGATGCGAGGCCGCAGCTTTGATGGTGTTGGGTTGTTCAGTTTGTCAGGAGTCCAGGTCGCTAGGACCACTCTGAGTGAGGAcaaagggaggagatgaaaggacaAAGAGGtcatggggaaaagaaatgggacaaAAGGCCTGTCTCGTCGTTCCATCCTTTCCAGTGATTCCCTGCACTCCCCTGGGGTCCTTTTCTTCCCCAAAATATTCAGGATCTGGTCCTCTCCCCCTGTTACAGGCATGCTTAACAGCAGCTAGCTGATTCAATGTTAGGATGAAATGAGCCACTCACATATCATTGAACATTAAAGAAAGGAGGTTGGCTTTGCCTTCACACAAGGATATGCGCCAAAGACACAGTGACACTTTTCTGGATGGGGCTCCTCTCATATCCAGGTGGAGACTTGTCTGGTCAAAGGGGCAGGGCAGGGTGACTCCAAAGAAGCCACCATGTGGAAGGAGCTACAGCTTCCTTTGGATTGGACTTTAGGTGCCCTTAGGACACCAGGAAGCTTCCTTGAGAGAGACAAGGACTAATCAAAACCTAGGGAGAGCTTTGTTGATTTCAGGGAAAATTAATCCTTGTTTTGGGGAAACCAGAACCCCCTGGTACTATCACACATCACCCCCAAAGACCCAGGGATCTTCTCAAGGAAGATCTTTCCACCATTTCCtaattttcaggattttgttggACAATTGTCCTGCCCAGAGAACTcgagaagcaaagaaaaagtacTTTGCTTcatcaaagaggaaacaaaagaaagagggggagggaagggggaggatgaAAAAAGCAGGGAATTCTAGactttctttacctcttttgGATGAAATTAGCCTCAGATTTAATGATCTAGTCCTGGTGTCAAATACTGCTGGAGCCATGTtgaaatgtaattaggaaatcgGCAACATCAGAGTTAAGTGTAAGAAAGACAAAGTCATTTGTCTGTGCATTTATTTCTCTCAAGTGGGCAAAGCGGGCATGAGCAGCTGCAGTCAGATGCTGAGCTCCCTTTGGAGTTGGGGTACATAGGTTTTAACTCCTTCCAACAGGGGCTAATATCAtttcatcatcatatcatctctgGGATGAGGAAACATCTTTTCTATCAGACCACCTCCCCAGTGCGGGCTATCTAGAAAACAAATCTGTCTCTGCCCAAGCTTGACTAGACCAGTAGGCTCCCCCTACGTTAGATTCAGTTCATTTCAGCTCGTGTAGGGGGTTCCTTAGGACAAGGAGAGTCCTACAACtgcattatcagtaatgtccatTTGGAGGATTTTCTGGGttcagcaaaaagaaaagaaaagaaaagaaaaacactgcAAGGATTTCAGATATGTCTGGCCTCAGGGATGTTCAGCTGGCCTCCTGATTGGGTGATTCAGATTCCCAGGTAGGTTTGGCCTCCTCTGGATGGTAAGGAAGCTCACACAGATCAAAGTTGTTGGTAAGGTCATTAGCCATTCtactttcataatttttatatcctttccttttggtcaaaggAATGTATGAGGCATTCCCTACAGAACAAGGGGGAACCACTAAAGACAATATTAATTTCTTCAATAAGGTGGTGGAGCACCTATAGGCCAAAGTCAGTCCTAGGTGAGCCTCGAGATAGATTACTGGGACAATAGGAtgtattccagaagacaaaagaaggaGAGACCAAGTGAGACTTCTTGATCCTGGAGAAAG
Proteins encoded:
- the LOC140508088 gene encoding BOLA class I histocompatibility antigen, alpha chain BL3-7-like isoform X2 — its product is MMGGREPRLLHRIRDCSGDNKDRAKVYQAGDFLPGSFRFGLLPCAGSFCPVTGEVCCLPPSIGWQSPWEGIRPFINPEQTDLLDAGLLFLWTMERSLCALLLLGTLAPQETWAGSHSMRYFNTAVTRTGFEEPRFLAVGYVDDQLFVGFDTDSPGQREEPRAAWMERVEQEEPGYWERVMRRARETAQHFRGSLKNIRGYFNQSAGGIHTLQRMLGCEVSPELTFQRGFCQPAYDGRDYISLDLETLTWRAAVPQAVNTKRKWEAYRSIAEEWKAYLEEECVLWLKKYLEMGKDTLMRTDPPSARVTRHTAPHGEVTLRCRAQDFYPKDISLTWLRDGEEQPQDTEFIETRPAGDGTFQKWAAVDVTSGQEGRYTCRVQHKGLSEPLTLQWEPQSSPTWLIVGGIAAALLLLPAVIAGVVMWNRNRSSGRLD
- the LOC140508088 gene encoding BOLA class I histocompatibility antigen, alpha chain BL3-7-like isoform X1, whose product is MMGGREPRLLHRIRDCSGDNKDRAKVYQAGDFLPGSFRFGLLPCAGSFCPVTGEVCCLPPSIGWQSPWEGIRPFINPEQTDLLDAGLLFLWTMERSLCALLLLGTLAPQETWAGSHSMRYFNTAVTRTGFEEPRFLAVGYVDDQLFVGFDTDSPGQREEPRAAWMERVEQEEPGYWERVMRRARETAQHFRGSLKNIRGYFNQSAGGIHTLQRMLGCEVSPELTFQRGFCQPAYDGRDYISLDLETLTWRAAVPQAVNTKRKWEAYRSIAEEWKAYLEEECVLWLKKYLEMGKDTLMRTDPPSARVTRHTAPHGEVTLRCRAQDFYPKDISLTWLRDGEEQPQDTEFIETRPAGDGTFQKWAAVDVTSGQEGRYTCRVQHKGLSEPLTLQWEPQSSPTWLIVGGIAAALLLLPAVIAGVVMWNRNRSSGGCLAEV
- the LOC140508088 gene encoding BOLA class I histocompatibility antigen, alpha chain BL3-7-like isoform X3; this encodes MMGGREPRLLHRIRDCSGDNKDRAKVYQAGDFLPGSFRFGLLPCAGSFCPVTGEVCCLPPSIGWQSPWEGIRPFINPEQTDLLDAGLLFLWTMERSLCALLLLGTLAPQETWAGSHSMRYFNTAVTRTGFEEPRFLAVGYVDDQLFVGFDTDSPGQREEPRAAWMERVEQEEPGYWERVMRRARETAQHFRGSLKNIRGYFNQSAGGIHTLQRMLGCEVSPELTFQRGFCQPAYDGRDYISLDLETLTWRAAVPQAVNTKRKWEAYRSIAEEWKAYLEEECVLWLKKYLEMGKDTLMRTDPPSARVTRHTAPHGEVTLRCRAQDFYPKDISLTWLRDGEEQPQDTEFIETRPAGDGTFQKWAAVDVTSGQEGRYTCRVQHKGLSEPLTLQWEPQSSPTWLIVGGIAAALLLLPAVIAGVVMWNRNRSSA
- the LOC140508088 gene encoding BOLA class I histocompatibility antigen, alpha chain BL3-7-like isoform X4, which produces MESSLCALLLLGTLALQETWAGSHSMRYFNTAVTRTGFEEPRFLAVGYVDDQLFVGFDTDSPGQREEPRAAWMERVEQEEPGYWERVMRRARETAQHFRGSLKNIRGYFNQSAGGIHTLQRMLGCEVSPELTFQRGFCQPAYDGRDYISLDLETLTWRAAVPQAVNTKRKWEAYRSIAEEWKAYLEEECVLWLKKYLEMGKDTLMRTDPPSARVTRHTAPHGEVTLRCRAQDFYPKDISLTWLRDGEEQPQDTEFIETRPAGDGTFQKWAAVDVTSGQEGRYTCRVQHKGLSEPLTLQWEPQSSPTWLIVGGIAAALLLLPAVIAGVVMWNRNRSSGGCLAEV